A stretch of DNA from Carya illinoinensis cultivar Pawnee chromosome 12, C.illinoinensisPawnee_v1, whole genome shotgun sequence:
catatcaaatttatttttatttattttaatttttattaattttattatttttaaactaattgaatttttctactcatcatctatatactAGATAtctgataagaaaaaaataaaaaaataaaaatataatgtgtgGTGCGCGGCTTGgcatttctttcttccaaaGCTGACCATGTCTTTAGACCCAGTTTGGATAGtaggttgagttgagatgaaaatttaaaatattattttttaatattattattattttgataattgaaaaagttaaattaaaatttaaaaaagttaaattatttattatattttgtattaaaagttagaaaaattataataattagatgagatgaattgagttgagttaGACTAACTTTAATAACAAAGCTGCCTAAAAGTTAGGCCTCTTAATTGGAGCTTATTATTTTACGTTTCCTTAATTAAAAACGCATCTATCCATGCAGCATAATAATGACTTGTAATATTAAATACTCCTGGATCAGTGTTTTCGTGAGCTGTGTGATGATTGATGTGGTTGTGGTCGAAGGATTTTCGTGGATTAGGTTTGCAGCATAACCCACCTTTCATAAGtctcaatattatatataagtaaactTTGGATTCCAAAGAActgttaaatttatttagatTTGTGTGAAGGATCGAGACACCGACTCATGGTGAAAAGATGCCATGCATGCGTCTCAACATGTTTAGCTTTTGCGCGATGAATGAATGAAAGCCAATTAATTTGGCATTCAGAAACTAACggaaaattataatactaaaaTTTGCTACCTAGATTTTCAATGGGCCTTTGTCTTCGGCTCAAGGAGGGAAAGGACTATATATAGGAAATAACACCTCAAAAGATTAGTATCCTCTCTAGCTCTATGTTAGAGGTGGAGTTTTAGCGTGGGAAATTCTGTTACGGTAGTTACGGCAGGAAGATTGCTACCGGCGGGGGAAGGTATGGAGGGGCTGGAAGGAATGTGGGAGAACCTCAGGCTGACGGAGAAGGAGAGCTCTCTAATTAAGCTTGGTGGAATGGAGGAAAGGATGCGAGAGAAGGGAGGGAATAGCCTGGTTGGGAAGATCtggatcgatagacagattgggAGAGAATTTGTGGAATCCACGATGGGGAAGATCTGGAGGGTGAGCAAGCCAGCAAGGTTCCAGGAGATTGGGTCAAACATGTTTATCATCACTTTCTTTACACACGCAGATATGGATAGAGTGATGGATGGCCGGCCGTGGTTATTTGATAACCATCTCTTCGCACTCAAACTGTTTGATGGATTGGCTCAAGCACAGTCTATAGTTTTTGACACTGAAGTATTCTGGATCAGAATGCTGAACCTACCATTGGGAAGCATGAATGAAGAGTGTGGGAGGATGATTGGTAGTACGGTGGGCAAGGTTGTAGAGGTTGATGTTCCTGAAGATGGCATTGGATGGGGTAGCTCACTGAGAGTGCGAATTGAGATCCCAATCCAGCAAGCTATCACAAGAGGGCGCATGGTTGCTGTGGAAGGTAAGAAGGTGTGGGTgagtttaaaatatgaaaaactgcCTCGATTGTGTTTTGAATGTGGGCTTATGGTTCATGATGGATCTGGTTGTTGTAAGATAGGAGGGGGAAGGGGAGAGGGGCCTCATTTTGGGGCATGGCTTCGGGCAGAAAAAACTACTAGGAGTGCTTTCTAGAGAAGTGACACTTTTAGAAGGAATAGAGGTAGTTTTCATCAGGAGAGTAGTGAGAATATGGAAGGGAGAGATAGATGGGGTAAAGAGGTGAGTGAGAAGGAGGGGGAAAATGGGGAAGAGGGGATGGTGAGGGAGGCTATGAGTGAAGAAAGAGGGGTAAAAGGAGGGGGTGAAAAAGGTGAAGAAAGTCTTTATGAGAATAGAAGGGAGGTGGAAGTGGTGAGGGAGGTTGGGAAGGAAAAAATGGGCATTGAAAATTCGAGTTATGAAGAAGTAGTAGAAGGAGATTTTAAGGGGCCTGAAGCAAGTAATAAGGAGGTGGGTATGGGTGAACTAATATTGATGCAAAAGGGAGGAGGAGAGAAGGGAGATGCAGAAGGAATGCAGAGTAGGAGTAAAGAAGTGGTGAAGGAAATTGAGGGgggaaaaatttcaaaaaatattgatgGAGAAGATGTGGATGAAACTGTTTATGGGGGGAGATGGAAGAGGAGAGCAAGGGAAAAAGGTTGCAGCCTGGTTCCTGAGGTTCTGAAAACTTCTAAGAGGAAACTACTGGGAGAGGGGATAGAAGAGGGAGGTAGTGTGAGGGgtctgaaaaaaattaaagctgAAAAGGGGGAATAATGGTTGAGGTATCAAAAGTATTGGTGGAGGCTGTGAGGCAGCCCCGCCAACAGCCATGAAAatcttaagttggaactgtcgagggctgGGCAACCCTCGAACAGTTCAATCCCTTTATGTAACAGTAAGGGAAACTAGGCCTGATATTGTTTTTTTGATTGAGACTAGGATGTTAGTTAATAAATGGAGTATATTGTTGAAGAAAATGGGTTTTGAGGGTTGTGTAGGGGTGGACTCGAGGGGATTTAGTGGGGGTCTTCTACTGTTGTGGAGGGTAGAAGAAAGGGTGGAGTTGATCAACTTTTTCCATAGACACATCAATTGTTGGATTGATGATGGGGATGGGGGAAACAAGTGGTTACTTACTGCCTTCTATGGGCACCTAGATTCAAATAAAAGGCAAGGATCTTGGGATCTTTTATCATCCTTTAATCCTGGGCAACTTAAGGGGTGGCTGGTAGTGggggactttaatgagattttatgTAATAGTGAGAAGCAAGGGGGAAGGGATAGGAGGGAGGAACATATGGAGGCATTTAGAAGGGTATTAGAAGATGGTTCTCTAACTGACCTAGGATGGAGGGGGAGTAAATTTCCATGGTGCAATGGGCATGAGGATGGATCTGTCATTAGAGAGAGGCTAGATCGAATGGTTGTTAATAATAGTTGGAGAAATAAATTTGTGGAGTTGAAAGTGGATATCTTGCCTGCTGTATGCTCAGATCACAACCCAGTGGTACTTACTGCAAACTGGGAAAAAAGAAGGGGAGGGGTAAGAAGAGGTCATTCCTTTAAATATGAGATAAGTTGGGATGTGGGGGAAGGGTGTAGGGAGGTAGTGAAGGAAGTATGGGAGAGAGGTAGAAGAAGGATGTGGCCAcaagaaaaagttcaaaataaGTTGGCAGGGTGTAGGGGGGCTTTGAGTCAATGGAGTAAAAAGATGTTTAAGGGGGCAGAGAAAGAATTAACAGAAAAATTGGCTGAACTAAAGAAATTACAGGAGAGGGAAGAGAATTTACAGCTCTCTTTAATTAAAGCAAAAAGTAAGAAAGTGCAGGAGTTGTTGGAAAGAGAGAATTTGAGATGGAAGATTAGAGCTAAAAGACACTGGTTACAACAGGGAGACAGAAATACAAGGTTTTTCCATTTGTGTGCTTctcaaagaagaaggaaaagtgcAATTGTAAAGATTGATGATATGGAGAGGAATGTGGTGCAGGGCTGAGAACAGATAGAAAAAGCTTTTAGAGAATACTTTAGTGGGATTTACACTTCCTCAAACCCTACAATAGAGCAAGTAGAGGCCTGTTTTGGTGGGGTGGAGCCGAAAATTGAtagtgaaaagagaaaaagaatggaAAGACAGTTTCAACCAGAGGAAGTGGAAAGGGCTTTAAAACAAATGTCTTCTTTAAAATCCCCTGGTCCTGATGGATTCGGAGTGGGGTTTTATAAAACTCATTGGGAGGTGGTTGGTAGGGAGGTTTGTGAGGCTGTTATAGATTTCTTAAATGGAGGGGATATGTGGGTTGGAATTAATCACACACTGATTGCATTAATCCCTAAGGTGAAAACACCTAACTTAGTAAGGGACTTTCGACCAATAAGTCTTTGTAATGTGTTTTACAAACTCATCTCAAAGGTTCTAGCAAATAGGGTGAAAGAGGTGTTGCAAGGTTGTATATCCCTGAACCAGAGTGCATTCATCCCTGGAAGGTTAATTTCTGATAATATAATGATTGCTTATGAGTTGTTACACTCCATGAAGACaaggaaaaagggaagaacTGGTTGTATGGCTGTAAAACTGGATATGGCAAAGGCTTACGACAGAGTTGAGTGGGTATTTCTAAATGGAATGTTGTTGAAGTTGGGTTTTGGAGAGAAGATGACAAAGCTACTAATGAATTGTGTGAGCTCAGTTACTTACTCAGTCATTGTAAATGGTATGGTTGGGATGCATATAAAGCCCTCTCGAGGtctaaggcaaggggacccaTTATCCCCTTACCTTTTTCTGATTTGTGCAGAGGGGCTAAGTCTGTTACTGAATAGTGCAGAACAGAAGGGTCAGATCAGAGGTGCTTCAGCAGTAAGAGGAGGAACTAAGATTAACCATCTTATGTTTGCAGACGACTGTGTAATTTTTTGTAGAGCCAAAATTGaggagtggaagagaattgaTGGTATTCTGGGCCACTATGAGTTAGCATCTGGCCAAACCATTAATAAGCAGAAAACAGCAATCATGTTCAGCTCAAATGTCAAGAAACCAGTGcaagatgaagtggtgaaggaGATAGGGGCAACTGGATGTGATAGTTATGAAAAATACCTTGGTCTCCCAGCAATGGTTGGAAGGGCAAAGTATAGAACCTTTCAAGGGATCAAAGAGAGAGTCTGGCAAAAAATTCAGAACTGGAAAAGCATGTTTCTATCCAAAGCAGGGAAAGAAATAATGATCAAGGCAGTGCTTCAAGCCATACCAACATACTTTATGAGTGTGTTTAAATTGCCTAAAAAACTGTGTGAAGATATTGAGACAATTATGGCAAGATTCTGGTGGAAACAAGACAAGAAGGAGGCAGGTATACATTGGAAAAGTTGGATGAAGTTGGGGGAATCTAAAAATGTGGGTGGTCTTGGTTTTAGGGATATGGAGACTTTTAATAAAGCAATGCTggcaaaacaagggtggagactCATGAAAAGGGAAGACTCATTGGTtgcaaaaatttttaaagagaaGTACTTTAGggaagaaaattttattgaggCAAAGTTGGGTAGTATGCCATCATATATATGGAGAAGCTTGTGGTCAGTACAAGAAGTAGTAAGGAATGGTATGAGGTGGAGGGTGGGAAATGGAAAGGATATACGAATTTGGGGTCAAAAGTGGTTGCCTGTACCTAGCTCCTTTTCTGTCCAATCTCCAGGAAGGGTACTAAGTCCTGAAGCAAGGGTATGTGAATTGGTTGATGATGGGACAAGAAACTGGAACTATAAGTTGGTCAGGGAGGTCTTTAGTAAAGAGGAAGCAGCTGTCATATGTGCTATCCCTCTTAGTTGAATGGGGGCTTCTGATAAAATGATTTGGGGCTTGACAAAGGATGGTAAGTACATTGTGAAAAGTGCATACCATGCTGAAATTCAAAGATATAAAGAGATGCAAGGACAAGCTTCAAGTGCTGTGAGAAAGGGGGAGAGGTGGAAGAGTGTTTGGTCACTACAAGTTCCAGGGAAGTGGAAGCATTTGATGTGGAGGGCCCTTCACAATATTTTGCCAACTAAGCTGagtctatataaaaaaagagtgGTAGAGGACTCGATATGCCCAATCTGCCTtcaagaagaggaagaaatagTGCATGTTTTGTGGTCTTGTCCTGCCTCTACTGATGTATGGGCAGAAGAGGGCAGTCCAGTGCACAAATGGAGCTCGAATGGTAGGGAATTTGAAAACCTTTGGAGGCAAATGGAAAGGGAATTGCCTCAAGCAGATGTGGAAAGGGTGGTGGCCATAATGCAGTCGATATGGCATAGAAGGAATACTTgggtttttgaaaataaattttgcagTCCAACCAGTGTTATGAAAAGAGCTTTGGTTAGCTTGGTAGATTTTCAACAGGTGCAGAGTGATGGTAAAACtggtgagaagaaaaagaacaaagctAACAGAGAAATGGTGTGGCAGAAACCTGAGGAACCTTTTGTTAAAGTGAACTTTGATGCAGCTgtagaacaaaaagaaagaagagttgGAATAGGGTTGGTAATGAGAGACTCTAGAGGGGATGTACTCTTGTCTTTAAGTGCAAAAATCATGAATGTCGCCTCTCCTTTTATGGTTGAATGTAAAGCTCTAGATAGAGCTTTGGTACTGTGCAAGGAGCTAGGATGTTTTTCTGTATGGTTTGAAGGGGATGCACTGCAGGTTGTGGAGAGAGTaaacagagaagaagaagatgaatcgTGGAAAGGCCAAGTAGTAGGGGATCTGCAAAAAACCATTAGGAGCTGCAATGGATGGAAGCTGAGCTTTATTCACAGGGAATGTAACCAAGTGGCTCATAGTCTTGCTAAGATGGGTTTGAACATAGAAGAGGAAATGGTGTGGATGGAATGTGTCCCACCTGCTTGTAAACAGAAAGTTATAGATGACAAAATCTGTAAACATTTGATACGTTACTGATATGAATACAAACAGAggttatttcaaaaaaaaaaaaaaggagggaaaGGACTACACAAAGCGAGGAGTCATGGTGTCTTTATTAAGTGGAAAATGACTAAA
This window harbors:
- the LOC122289295 gene encoding uncharacterized protein LOC122289295 — its product is MEGLEGMWENLRLTEKESSLIKLGGMEERMREKGGNSLVGKIWIDRQIGREFVESTMGKIWRVSKPARFQEIGSNMFIITFFTHADMDRVMDGRPWLFDNHLFALKLFDGLAQAQSIVFDTEVFWIRMLNLPLGSMNEECGRMIGSTVGKVVEVDVPEDGIGWGSSLRVRIEIPIQQAITRGRMVAVEGKKVWVSLKYEKLPRLCFECGLMVHDGSGCCKIGGGRGEGPHFGAWLRAEKTTRSAF